The genomic region GGTGTGGATTTCCTGTGGATGGGAAGGTGTAACCGGCTGGACTTAGTTGAACCCAAAAATCTACTGTGGCGATGATGAATAAATACAATTCAATACAAATAAATCATACACCGACTACTGATAACGTGATCCCTCTGAGTGAAAACTACCTCCCCTCCTCATAGGTCTTTGTCAGCTGCTACAGACTGTAACCCCTGATGATGACACCGTCAACATAATAACCAATCACACAGAACTTCCACTTCACGTCACTGTCAAAAGGCAAACTGCTCCAGCAAGAAGGACACACTGGTTCTGCAGTGCTACAGGTTTCAGCAGCTCTGTAAACATCAGCTGAGGTGAGTCCACCAACTCTGTTTGTCTGTAAGCCAATGTATTTGATCTCTTTGGACTGGGCACTTGCTATTATTGCTCAACTCCTAAAATTAGGGGTCCCCAGGTTGTggcttttgttgatttttttttttttttttttttttacatctatAGACTGATCTCTGTCAAAGGTGCTAAAACTCTGATCAGTAAACATGTTAATGAATTTCTGTAACCATTTTAGTCCAGTGAAATAAAAAGGCCTCAGTATGGACTGACAGCAACACTTGACTTGTCTCTACAGGTTTGCAGCTGCACATCTAAAATGTCtagaattgattttaaaattccACTCAGTTATCAGTTTTtaggtgttgttttttttaggagTCAGACGAcccacaaagatgtttttcagCAGAAGAACACCTGCATGCTGTACTTACATTCAAGGTTTTAGGACAGAAAATATGTTATAACTGTATTTCACATTTCAGTGACGGCTTGTAATCACACGAATCTCACAGGACTTAAAGCATGGGGTGATTTtacaaaaaacaccaaaatgaaCACTTCACATAGAATGCCGTTTTAAATGCCTTTACCAGCTGTTACCCACAATGCAAAGGGCCAATCAGCAGTAATAACACTTATTCACACTTATTCTTATACAAGCAGGTTATTCTGTGACGTCATTACAAAAATTTTAAAGTGATAGAAGTGATCAGGCTTTAACGTTGTTACCCAACATTGGTCACAGCGAGCTCATGTCCGATTGTCAGTGTCTCCCAACAGGTGAAAAATCTGGTCATGGCAGACTGCAACCAAATGGATAGACTGAAGGAATTTCTTCGATATTATGATAACTGCACTATACAAGAGATTCCTGCATTGTATGACGGCTGGTCCAAGGACTACAACCAGGTCAGTGGCCAGAAACTCTTCATTCACAGGTACTGTAGGTGAAATCCTTCAAGCACAAACCTGTCAATCCCACAGTAGCACTAACTGTTCCACATTTGCTTCAGCACTGATGAATacaatttattattattattattattattagacatTGTGGCTGATTCAGTTAGGATAATGTTTTATGCAGTATTACTCATAAAGTAAGGACTGTTGCCTGGATCGTATCGGTTGCTTTGTAAGTGTGGGAAAGCTGTGTGTACTACTAATAGTCAAGATGCCACAAGGGTGATATTTTTCACAGAAATAACGCACATTCATTTAACAGGATATGGACACGTTGAACTATAAGGTGCCAAAGACAGTAGCAACCCTCCTGCGTGAAAAGATCTCTGGGAATCCTGACGAAGTTCTAGTCCTGGATGTTGCCTGTGGAACTGGAAAAATTGCTAAACAGGTCAAACAAAAATCTTATGAACTTTTCTCAAATCACAGTTGTTAAGAGACTGAAACGTAATGAGTTTCATACATGCTTCATTTagattcatttgtttgttttgacgTTCCTTGTTTTCTCTTGTGTAAGCTGTTTGACCTGGGCTTCAGAAAGTTTGTGGGAGTAGATGGCAGTAAAGGTATGCTTGAGCAAGCTGCCAAAACAGGCCTGTATCAGGAACTCAAACTGGCCATGTTGGGAGCTGAACCACTTCCTGCTCAGAAAGGTATTATTGTAATCATTCTAACTGAAATCAGGTGAATTTGTTCATTCAATAACTGCAGCTACTCTGAGAACCACCACCTTATTGTGGTTTGACTGATTAATGATCCTAGAAGCTGTGTTGTCTGGCAAATTTGTCATATGGCAAATTTGTTCTCTGTGATGGTCAGGAAAAACTGCGATTAACTGAGACccttttgaataaaaataaaagcactgatCAGTGTTCCCTAGCAGGAGATTTACCGGGGCTCTGGATGGAACCTGATGAAAAGGACTAATGGAACATGAAAGTGAGCTCGATATCTTCTGCCTCACCTCAGCAGCACTAGTTCTGAAACTAACGTCCTCAAGTGGGGTTATAGTCTCCTCTACTCTCTTCTGGAGAGCTGGAGTACACTTATCAACAGCCCCCAACTATCTGCCATTCTGTGGGTGTTCAGCCCCCTAGTAAGGGTGACTTTGCTGTGCCTTTAGATTGGGAAACAGACACTGACTTTTATTTGTGGATATGCTCTTAGCAGGTGTTCAGAATACCCACCGTTTTGGGAATTCCTGGGAGGGGTACTAGAGGGGTCCCCATCTAAGGAGTTTATCCTCCTTCTGGGGGACTTCAATGCTTATTGAGGCAATGACAgcttgatgtggatggggtaaTTGGGAGAAATGGGCCTGACTGATATGAACCTGAGCAGCTTGTCTATTACCAACATGTTCAAGCATAAGGACGTCCATGGCACCAGGTCAACCTAGGCTGCAGATCAACCACTGATTTTATAATCTTATCATCTGATCTGCAACCTTTGTGCAAAGAGAGGAGCAAAGTTGTCAACTGATCATTACCTGTGTTTCTGACGCTACTGCCTGAGTCTGACAATGACAAATGGTTCTGTGTCAGTCTTCGCTTACATACAGCACAGGCAAAACTTTTGCTGCCAAATTCCCCTAATTTGAATGAAAATCCAGGTTTCTGTACTTCTCTACCACAAAGTCATCAGCTCTCCTTTTGATTTCAGATATGTTCGATGTGGTCGTCATTGCCAGTGCTCTCGATAATTTTTGTGCTCCGGTTAGTGTGATCAGGGAGCTCTGCGGTGCCACCAAACCAGGTA from Takifugu rubripes chromosome 12, fTakRub1.2, whole genome shotgun sequence harbors:
- the LOC101065218 gene encoding methyltransferase-like protein 27, which codes for MADCNQMDRLKEFLRYYDNCTIQEIPALYDGWSKDYNQDMDTLNYKVPKTVATLLREKISGNPDEVLVLDVACGTGKIAKQLFDLGFRKFVGVDGSKGMLEQAAKTGLYQELKLAMLGAEPLPAQKDMFDVVVIASALDNFCAPVSVIRELCGATKPGGLVCMARGDYAITSETIRYDKEFESERQLMEEEEGLWKLLDIKHLDSYMTDLQTNPVSKVVEERNITGNVYLYQKSTN